In Marinitoga hydrogenitolerans DSM 16785, the following are encoded in one genomic region:
- a CDS encoding cob(I)yrinic acid a,c-diamide adenosyltransferase → MSISTGGGDKGKTSLWSGERVPKNDLRVEAYGTIDELSAHLGEAKHYVKSYKVRNIINEIQNDLFKVVGELASKNKEFIQPITKEDGEKLTNYIKNFEERVKLKGFVITGSTIESAKLDICRTIARRAERRIICVKDEDEVSEEVLVYMNRLSDLLFIMARFEEFLLDKIEQKQW, encoded by the coding sequence ATGTCTATAAGTACTGGTGGAGGAGATAAAGGTAAGACAAGTTTATGGTCAGGCGAAAGGGTTCCTAAAAATGATTTAAGAGTAGAGGCTTATGGTACAATCGATGAATTATCTGCACATTTAGGGGAAGCAAAACACTATGTAAAATCATATAAAGTAAGAAATATAATAAATGAAATACAAAACGATTTATTCAAAGTGGTTGGAGAATTAGCTTCTAAAAATAAAGAATTTATTCAACCTATTACAAAAGAGGATGGAGAAAAACTAACGAACTATATAAAAAATTTTGAGGAAAGGGTTAAACTGAAGGGATTTGTTATTACAGGTAGCACAATAGAATCTGCCAAATTAGATATATGTCGAACAATTGCTCGAAGGGCGGAAAGAAGAATAATTTGTGTAAAAGATGAAGATGAAGTTTCTGAAGAAGTATTAGTGTATATGAATAGACTATCTGATTTATTATTTATTATGGCAAGATTTGAAGAATTTTTATTAGATAAAATAGAACAAAAACAATGGTGA